From a single Thioalbus denitrificans genomic region:
- a CDS encoding YraN family protein: MNTPPGSGTRPTDRGREAEERACRHLTAAGLRLLERNFNSRRGEIDLVMREGATLVFVEVRYRRSDRFGSGAESVDRRKMSRILAAARHYLQLHPGAADRPCRFDVVAIGPGDGNGGIDWIRDAFGTD, translated from the coding sequence TTGAACACCCCGCCCGGCTCCGGAACCCGCCCGACGGACCGGGGGCGCGAGGCCGAGGAGCGTGCCTGCCGGCATCTCACGGCCGCCGGATTACGCCTGCTGGAGCGCAACTTCAACAGTCGTCGCGGCGAGATCGATCTCGTCATGCGCGAGGGCGCCACGCTGGTCTTCGTCGAAGTCCGCTACCGCCGCAGCGACCGCTTCGGCAGCGGGGCGGAGAGCGTCGACAGGCGCAAGATGTCCCGCATCCTGGCGGCCGCCCGGCACTACCTGCAGCTTCACCCCGGGGCCGCCGATCGGCCCTGCCGTTTCGACGTCGTCGCCATCGGGCCTGGCGACGGCAACGGCGGCATCGACTGGATTCGCGATGCCTTCGGTACCGACTGA
- a CDS encoding BON domain-containing protein, translating to MKTRTLLMTALTGALIFPLLQACAPVVVGGAAATGTAVAIDRRTAGTMVDDQAVELKTLDAILSDKELYEQTHISSTSFNGLVLLTGQAPRAELRERAERIVSAYPEVRRVVNEITVSAPNSVMTRTSDTWITTKVKTLMFAEKDFNGNNVKVVTENGTVYLMGLVRRAESDKAVAIARQVKGVQRVVKVFEYID from the coding sequence ATGAAAACCCGCACACTGCTCATGACCGCCCTGACGGGCGCGCTGATATTCCCCCTGCTCCAGGCCTGCGCTCCGGTGGTCGTCGGCGGGGCCGCCGCCACAGGCACGGCGGTCGCCATCGATCGTCGCACGGCAGGCACCATGGTGGACGACCAGGCCGTCGAGCTGAAGACCCTCGATGCGATCCTCTCGGACAAGGAACTCTACGAACAGACCCACATCAGCTCCACCAGCTTCAACGGCCTGGTGCTGCTGACCGGCCAGGCGCCCCGCGCCGAGTTGCGCGAGCGCGCCGAGCGCATCGTCAGCGCCTACCCCGAGGTCCGGCGCGTGGTCAACGAGATCACCGTCTCGGCGCCCAACTCCGTCATGACCCGCACCAGCGACACCTGGATCACCACCAAGGTGAAAACCCTCATGTTCGCGGAGAAGGATTTCAACGGGAACAACGTGAAGGTGGTGACCGAGAACGGCACCGTCTACCTGATGGGGCTGGTGCGCCGTGCGGAGTCCGACAAGGCGGTGGCCATCGCCCGCCAGGTCAAGGGCGTGCAGCGGGTGGTGAAGGTCTTCGAGTACATCGACTGA
- a CDS encoding macro domain-containing protein has translation MIAAVCADITTLRVDAIVNAANRWLRPGGGVDGAIHRAAGPELEAACGAIGGCPTGEARVTPGFGLPARWVIHTAGPVWRGGGEGEERLLARCYASSLEAAMGCAARSIAFPAISTGIYGFPRERAAAIALSVMRAYESRFALLVACCFSVPDALLYRRLLAQPPA, from the coding sequence ATGATTGCCGCGGTCTGTGCCGACATTACCACCCTGAGGGTGGACGCCATCGTCAACGCCGCCAACCGCTGGCTCCGGCCCGGCGGCGGGGTGGATGGCGCCATTCACCGGGCCGCAGGGCCGGAGCTGGAGGCCGCCTGCGGGGCCATCGGCGGCTGCCCCACCGGCGAGGCAAGGGTCACCCCGGGGTTCGGGTTGCCGGCGCGCTGGGTCATCCACACGGCGGGCCCCGTGTGGCGCGGGGGCGGAGAAGGGGAGGAAAGGCTGCTGGCCCGCTGCTACGCCAGCAGCCTGGAGGCGGCCATGGGCTGCGCTGCCCGCAGTATCGCCTTCCCGGCCATCAGCACCGGAATCTACGGGTTTCCCCGCGAGCGGGCCGCGGCCATCGCCCTCTCGGTCATGCGGGCGTACGAGTCCCGGTTCGCGCTGCTGGTGGCCTGCTGCTTCAGCGTGCCGGATGCGCTGCTCTACCGGCGGCTGCTGGCGCAGCCGCCGGCCTGA
- the sspA gene encoding stringent starvation protein SspA — protein MAVVANKRSVMHLYSDPVDPFSHRVRVVLAEKGVSVEIVDVDPDNKPEDLHDLNPYDTVPVLVDRDLVVYQSRIIMEYLDERFPHPPLMPVYPVARAQSRLMIYRIDRDWYAQMKQIQAGPEKAAQQARKVLRDSLTTLAPLFEKQPFFLGEEFSLLDCALLPVLWRLPALGVELPPQARDLEAYAKRMFQRESFRASLSGREKEMRN, from the coding sequence ATGGCGGTCGTGGCCAACAAGCGCTCGGTAATGCATCTCTATTCTGACCCCGTGGATCCCTTCAGCCACCGTGTGCGCGTGGTGCTGGCGGAGAAGGGGGTCAGCGTCGAGATCGTGGATGTTGATCCGGACAACAAGCCTGAAGATCTGCATGACCTGAATCCCTACGACACGGTGCCCGTGCTGGTGGACCGTGACCTGGTGGTCTACCAGTCGCGCATCATCATGGAGTATCTGGACGAGCGCTTTCCTCATCCGCCCCTGATGCCGGTCTATCCCGTGGCCCGCGCCCAGAGCCGGTTGATGATCTACCGGATCGACCGGGACTGGTATGCCCAGATGAAGCAGATCCAGGCCGGGCCCGAGAAGGCGGCCCAGCAGGCCCGCAAGGTGCTCCGCGACAGCCTGACCACCCTGGCGCCGCTGTTCGAGAAGCAGCCCTTCTTCCTTGGCGAGGAGTTCTCGCTGCTGGATTGCGCCCTGCTGCCGGTGCTGTGGCGGTTGCCCGCGCTGGGGGTGGAACTGCCGCCCCAGGCGCGGGATCTCGAGGCCTATGCCAAGCGCATGTTCCAGCGCGAGAGCTTCCGCGCCAGCCTGAGCGGGCGGGAGAAGGAGATGCGCAACTAG
- a CDS encoding ClpXP protease specificity-enhancing factor, protein MTSSRPYLVRALYEWIVDNGMTPHLLVNAGYPGADVPERFVEEGRIVLNVAPQAVRALDLGNDAIRFNARFGGTPTDVYVPAGAVLAIYARENGQGMAFPEEEPPPEPPTPPEDEPQDKPRRPHLKLVD, encoded by the coding sequence ATGACATCAAGCCGACCCTACCTTGTCCGCGCCCTCTACGAGTGGATCGTCGACAACGGGATGACCCCCCACCTGCTGGTGAATGCCGGCTATCCCGGCGCCGACGTGCCGGAGCGATTCGTGGAGGAGGGGCGCATCGTCCTGAACGTGGCGCCACAGGCGGTCCGCGCACTGGATCTGGGCAATGACGCCATACGCTTCAATGCCCGCTTCGGCGGTACGCCGACGGATGTCTACGTGCCCGCTGGTGCCGTGCTCGCCATCTATGCCCGCGAGAACGGCCAGGGCATGGCCTTCCCCGAGGAAGAGCCCCCACCCGAACCGCCCACGCCGCCGGAGGACGAGCCCCAGGACAAGCCCCGACGTCCCCACCTCAAGCTGGTGGACTGA
- the petA gene encoding ubiquinol-cytochrome c reductase iron-sulfur subunit, translated as MSNEGVDKGRRRLLIGATTAMGAVGAAYVAVPFIKSMSPSAKARAAGAPVEADISKLEPGQRITVEWRGKPIWLVHRTEQNLSDLETLRDVLADPDSEMPQQPDYCKNATRSIKPEILVAIGICTHLGCSPTYRPDVAPEDLGAEWKGGFFCPCHGSKFDLAARVYKGVPAPTNLVIPPHKYLSDTLIVVGEDGEAA; from the coding sequence ATGAGTAACGAGGGTGTAGATAAAGGCCGGCGCCGCCTCCTCATCGGGGCGACCACGGCCATGGGCGCGGTGGGCGCCGCCTACGTGGCGGTACCGTTCATCAAATCCATGTCGCCCAGTGCCAAGGCACGGGCGGCGGGTGCTCCGGTGGAGGCGGACATCAGCAAGCTGGAACCGGGCCAGCGCATCACCGTGGAGTGGCGCGGCAAACCGATCTGGCTCGTCCACCGTACCGAGCAGAACCTGAGCGATCTGGAGACGCTGCGCGATGTGCTCGCGGATCCCGATTCCGAGATGCCGCAGCAGCCCGATTACTGCAAGAACGCCACCCGTTCCATCAAGCCGGAAATCCTGGTGGCCATCGGCATCTGCACCCATCTGGGCTGTTCCCCCACCTACCGGCCGGACGTGGCGCCCGAGGACCTGGGCGCGGAGTGGAAGGGCGGCTTCTTCTGCCCCTGCCACGGTTCCAAGTTCGATCTGGCCGCGCGGGTCTACAAGGGCGTGCCCGCACCCACCAACCTGGTGATTCCGCCGCACAAGTATCTGTCCGACACGCTGATTGTGGTCGGTGAAGATGGGGAGGCCGCCTGA
- a CDS encoding DUF3301 domain-containing protein — protein sequence MNSLNWFWFFVLAALAGRAWHTGLQAREAAVRFADQACRLRRLQLLDQTVALKRMRLEREPGRRMPALVRIYDFAFSDNGVTRQEGELAMRGVRVLHLRLPEPDPAPCEPPQLDIPDYKQPGNVVVPFRRPQR from the coding sequence ATGAACAGTCTGAACTGGTTCTGGTTCTTCGTCCTCGCGGCCCTGGCGGGGCGGGCATGGCATACGGGCCTGCAGGCACGGGAGGCGGCGGTGCGCTTTGCCGACCAGGCCTGCCGGCTGCGGCGGCTGCAGCTGCTGGATCAGACGGTGGCGCTGAAGCGGATGCGCCTGGAACGGGAACCGGGGCGGAGGATGCCGGCGCTGGTGCGCATCTACGACTTCGCCTTCAGTGACAACGGCGTCACCCGGCAGGAGGGGGAACTGGCCATGCGGGGAGTGCGGGTGCTGCACCTGCGGCTGCCCGAGCCCGATCCGGCTCCCTGCGAGCCGCCGCAGCTGGATATCCCCGACTACAAGCAGCCCGGCAACGTGGTCGTGCCCTTCCGCCGCCCCCAGCGCTGA
- a CDS encoding molybdopterin-dependent oxidoreductase, which produces MTTHYSTCPLDCPGACALAVEVENGRLAHIGGWKTHPFTRGVICGKVNRYREVQEGARILRPLLRDGPKGSGRFREADWDEALEVAAGRLRAAMARHGPQTVLPYYYGGTMGVVQQKAVERLAHHAGFSRLGRTICFPIAESGWLAGVGATIGPAPEEAAESDLVVLWGINAVSTHVNFMTLVKAARRRGARLVVVDPYRTRTARLADLHLNPRPGTDAALACAMMQVLLEEGFADRDYLARQTDFDAGVEAHLATRTPEWAAPVTGLDAETIRAFARAYGRAARPFIRIGLGMSRQRNGAVNVHAVSCLPSVTGAWPRRGAGALFATGAAFRVDDGPVRRTDLADPAVRELDMSRLGRWLTDPGLEPPVTALLVFNANPAGSCPELGRVHAGLAREDLFTLVHEQVMSDTARFADVVLPATTFLEHPDLYKSYGQYTLQLAEAVLPPTGAARCNHEVVNALARRLGLDGPDFSGDSEAMIDRVLTASGLPPRAELARRHWIDCAPPEADTHFRAGFPQPGGRFRFRPAWSDPAMPALPDHWPVNRRDLPEAARYPLDFMTPPAHEVLNTTFSATPSAARRLPPRLWIHPEDAVARGIADGDRVAVYNDLGRLHLVARVTTDVRPGLTLCESNFRSGDFPGPGNLNHLAHGDPVAPRGGPAFHDNRVEVARMVS; this is translated from the coding sequence ATGACAACGCACTACAGCACCTGTCCCCTGGACTGCCCCGGTGCCTGCGCCCTCGCGGTGGAGGTTGAGAACGGGCGCCTGGCCCATATCGGCGGCTGGAAGACGCACCCCTTCACCCGCGGGGTCATCTGCGGGAAGGTGAACCGCTACCGCGAGGTCCAGGAGGGGGCGCGCATCCTCAGACCCCTGCTGCGGGACGGGCCGAAGGGGAGCGGCCGGTTCCGCGAGGCGGACTGGGACGAGGCCCTGGAGGTTGCGGCAGGGCGCCTGCGGGCGGCCATGGCGCGCCACGGGCCGCAGACGGTGCTGCCTTATTACTATGGCGGCACCATGGGCGTGGTGCAGCAGAAGGCCGTGGAGCGCCTGGCCCATCATGCGGGATTCTCGCGCCTGGGGCGGACTATCTGCTTCCCCATCGCGGAGTCGGGCTGGCTGGCCGGGGTGGGCGCCACCATCGGTCCTGCGCCCGAGGAGGCGGCGGAGAGCGACCTGGTGGTGCTGTGGGGCATCAACGCCGTCTCCACCCACGTCAACTTCATGACGCTGGTAAAGGCGGCGCGCCGCAGGGGAGCGCGGCTGGTGGTGGTGGACCCCTATCGCACCCGCACGGCCAGGCTTGCCGATCTCCATCTCAATCCCCGTCCCGGCACCGACGCCGCGCTCGCCTGCGCGATGATGCAGGTGCTGCTCGAGGAGGGGTTCGCCGACCGGGACTACCTGGCGCGCCAGACCGATTTCGATGCCGGGGTGGAGGCCCATCTCGCCACCCGGACGCCGGAGTGGGCCGCGCCCGTCACCGGACTGGACGCGGAGACGATCCGGGCGTTCGCCCGTGCCTACGGGCGTGCCGCGCGGCCCTTCATCCGCATCGGCCTGGGGATGAGCCGGCAGCGCAACGGTGCGGTCAACGTCCATGCCGTCTCCTGCCTGCCGTCGGTGACCGGGGCCTGGCCCAGGCGCGGCGCTGGGGCCCTGTTCGCCACCGGCGCCGCGTTCCGGGTGGATGACGGGCCGGTGCGGCGCACCGACCTTGCCGACCCCGCGGTGCGGGAGCTGGACATGAGCCGGCTGGGCCGCTGGCTCACCGACCCGGGGCTGGAACCGCCGGTGACGGCCCTGCTGGTCTTCAACGCCAATCCGGCCGGTTCCTGCCCGGAGCTGGGGCGGGTCCATGCCGGGCTGGCGCGGGAGGATCTGTTCACCCTGGTGCACGAGCAGGTGATGAGCGATACCGCCCGGTTTGCCGACGTGGTTCTCCCGGCCACCACCTTCCTGGAGCATCCGGATCTCTACAAGTCCTACGGCCAGTACACCCTGCAGTTGGCGGAGGCGGTGCTGCCCCCGACCGGCGCGGCGCGCTGCAACCACGAGGTGGTCAACGCCCTGGCGCGGCGCCTGGGGCTCGACGGGCCGGATTTCAGCGGTGACAGCGAGGCGATGATCGACCGGGTGCTGACGGCGTCGGGACTGCCGCCGCGCGCGGAGCTGGCCCGGCGGCACTGGATCGATTGTGCGCCCCCGGAGGCGGATACCCACTTCCGCGCGGGATTCCCCCAGCCCGGCGGCCGCTTCAGGTTCCGGCCGGCGTGGTCCGATCCGGCCATGCCGGCGCTGCCAGATCACTGGCCGGTCAACCGCCGCGACCTGCCGGAAGCGGCGCGCTATCCCCTCGATTTCATGACACCGCCGGCCCACGAGGTGCTCAACACCACCTTCAGCGCCACCCCTTCGGCCGCCCGGCGGCTGCCGCCGCGGCTCTGGATTCACCCGGAGGACGCCGTTGCGCGCGGGATCGCCGATGGCGACCGGGTGGCCGTCTACAATGACCTGGGGCGGCTGCACCTGGTCGCCCGGGTGACCACGGATGTGCGCCCCGGGCTCACCTTGTGCGAGTCCAATTTCCGCAGCGGGGATTTTCCGGGCCCGGGGAATCTGAACCACCTCGCCCATGGGGATCCGGTGGCGCCACGGGGCGGGCCGGCCTTTCACGACAACCGGGTGGAGGTGGCCCGGATGGTATCCTGA
- a CDS encoding 3-keto-5-aminohexanoate cleavage protein, with translation MTAIETGGEVVITVAPNGARRGRVDHAAIPLTPEAIAAEASACEAAGAAILHLHVRDGDGAHSLDPGRYREAMAAVAGVCDLVVQPTTERAGRFGPAEMMAVQRALAPEMISLNLQELLGGDSEPEQAAARDFLVEIHAAGTIPQYIAYAPEQLQRLRAWWDQGWIPQQNPYVLLVVGRYAGPPGSRADLLAWLPLLPAAWTWGVCAFGPEELAINTLAALAGGHCRVGFENNLERRPGELLASNSAQVERLGGVLAELGLAPATAARVRARFGIERP, from the coding sequence ATGACGGCCATCGAGACGGGCGGGGAGGTGGTGATCACCGTGGCGCCGAACGGGGCGCGGCGGGGGCGGGTTGACCACGCCGCGATTCCCCTGACGCCGGAGGCGATCGCCGCCGAGGCGAGTGCCTGCGAGGCGGCGGGGGCGGCCATCCTGCACCTGCACGTACGCGACGGGGACGGGGCCCATTCCCTCGATCCGGGGCGTTACCGCGAGGCCATGGCGGCGGTGGCCGGGGTCTGCGATCTCGTGGTGCAGCCCACCACCGAGCGCGCGGGCCGGTTCGGGCCGGCGGAGATGATGGCGGTCCAGCGGGCGCTCGCCCCGGAGATGATCTCGCTGAACCTGCAGGAGCTGCTGGGCGGGGACAGCGAACCGGAACAGGCCGCGGCGCGGGATTTCCTGGTGGAGATCCATGCCGCCGGCACGATACCCCAGTACATCGCCTACGCGCCGGAACAGCTTCAGCGACTGCGCGCCTGGTGGGACCAGGGCTGGATTCCCCAGCAGAATCCCTACGTGCTGCTGGTCGTCGGCCGCTACGCCGGTCCCCCCGGCAGCCGCGCCGACCTGCTGGCCTGGCTGCCCCTGCTGCCCGCGGCATGGACCTGGGGCGTATGCGCCTTCGGTCCGGAGGAGCTGGCGATCAATACCCTGGCGGCGCTCGCGGGCGGTCACTGCCGGGTGGGATTCGAGAACAACCTGGAGCGCCGCCCCGGGGAGCTCCTGGCCAGCAACAGTGCCCAGGTGGAGCGCCTCGGCGGCGTGCTCGCCGAGCTCGGCCTCGCGCCGGCCACCGCCGCCCGGGTCCGCGCCCGCTTCGGGATCGAAAGACCATGA
- a CDS encoding cytochrome c1, with product MKKIILASLLALAPLVSLAAGEGPQLDKAGIDLEDKASLQRGAGHFFNYCVGCHSLKFMRYNRMGQDLGISDEVLKSTILPSYKKAGDTITVSMPEDLGKKWFGKAPPDLSVTARYRGTDWIYTYLRSFYLDDKRPYGVNNLVFPDVGMPHVLWELEGAKKAVYKTETNAEGNEHQVFEGFEQVKPGKLTPAEYDRFARDLTNFLTYVAEPVRVEREKLGIWVILFLLVFTGVAYLLKKEYWKDVH from the coding sequence ATGAAAAAGATCATTCTTGCAAGTCTGCTGGCCCTCGCCCCGCTGGTCTCCCTGGCCGCCGGTGAAGGTCCGCAGTTGGATAAGGCCGGGATCGACCTCGAGGACAAGGCGTCCCTGCAGCGGGGTGCCGGCCACTTCTTCAACTACTGCGTCGGCTGCCATTCCCTGAAGTTCATGCGCTACAACCGCATGGGCCAGGATCTGGGCATCTCCGACGAGGTGCTGAAGAGCACCATTCTGCCCTCCTACAAGAAGGCGGGTGACACGATCACCGTCTCCATGCCCGAGGATCTGGGCAAGAAGTGGTTCGGCAAGGCGCCGCCGGATCTCTCCGTGACCGCCCGCTATCGTGGCACGGACTGGATCTACACCTATCTGCGCTCCTTCTACCTGGATGACAAGCGTCCCTACGGCGTGAACAATCTCGTCTTCCCCGACGTGGGCATGCCCCATGTGCTGTGGGAACTGGAGGGCGCGAAGAAGGCGGTCTACAAGACCGAGACCAATGCCGAGGGCAACGAGCACCAGGTGTTCGAGGGCTTCGAGCAGGTCAAGCCCGGCAAGCTTACCCCGGCCGAGTACGACCGTTTCGCCCGGGACCTCACCAACTTCCTCACCTATGTGGCCGAGCCGGTGCGGGTGGAGCGCGAAAAGTTGGGAATCTGGGTTATCCTATTCCTGCTCGTCTTCACTGGAGTGGCCTATCTGCTCAAGAAGGAGTACTGGAAGGACGTGCACTGA
- a CDS encoding phosphoheptose isomerase codes for MELEQRVRGLFQDSIKTKTEAAAVLAPAIAQAAEILVESLLSDGKILACGNGGSAADAQHFSSELLNRFERERPGLPAIALTTDSSTLTSIGNDYRFDDVFAKQIRALGHPPDVLLAISTSGNSSNIVEAVNAAHDRNMRVVAMTGRAGGTLAGLLGQADVEIRVPATSTARIQEVHLLAIHCLCDLIDHRLFGQEVQTP; via the coding sequence ATGGAACTTGAACAACGGGTCCGGGGTCTGTTCCAGGACAGCATCAAGACAAAAACCGAGGCGGCGGCGGTTCTGGCCCCCGCCATCGCCCAGGCCGCCGAGATACTGGTGGAGAGCCTGCTCAGTGACGGCAAGATACTGGCCTGCGGCAACGGGGGCTCGGCGGCGGATGCCCAGCACTTCTCCTCGGAGCTGCTCAACCGCTTCGAGCGGGAGCGTCCCGGGCTGCCGGCCATTGCCCTGACGACCGACAGCTCGACCTTGACCTCCATCGGCAACGACTACCGCTTCGACGATGTGTTCGCCAAGCAGATACGGGCCCTCGGCCACCCGCCCGACGTGCTGCTGGCCATTTCCACCAGCGGCAACTCGTCGAACATCGTCGAAGCGGTCAACGCGGCGCACGATCGCAACATGCGCGTGGTGGCAATGACCGGGCGCGCGGGCGGCACCCTCGCCGGCCTGCTCGGCCAGGCGGATGTGGAGATCCGGGTGCCGGCCACCAGCACGGCTCGCATACAGGAGGTGCACCTGCTGGCCATACACTGCCTGTGCGACCTCATCGACCATCGTCTCTTCGGACAGGAGGTTCAAACCCCATGA
- a CDS encoding cytochrome b: MSSLMTWIDERFPLTKVWKEHLSEYYAPKNFNSWYFFGSLALLVLVLQILTGIWLAMSYKPDAKLAFDSVEYIMRDVEWGWLIRYMHSTGASAFFLVVYLHMFRGLLYGSYRKPRELIWIFGVVIYLAMMATAFFGYLLPWGQMSYWGAQVIVNLFAAVPYVGPDLAVWVRGDFVISDVTLNRFFAFHFLLPFILVALVFLHIVALHKVGSNNPDGVEIKKGPKGNRWSDTAPADGIPFHPYYTVKDIFGVGVFLILFSAVLFFAPEMGGLFLEHPNFTPADPLTTPPHIAPVWYFTPYYAMLRAVPPMFGSQFPGVVVMFAAIAVFFFLPWLDRSPVKSIRYKGPLFKFWIVVFAISFVILAWLGMQPATGLLTNLARLFTVVYFLFFLLMPWYSKIDKTKPVPERVTD; this comes from the coding sequence ATGAGCAGTCTGATGACCTGGATTGACGAGCGGTTCCCGCTCACCAAGGTGTGGAAGGAACACCTGTCCGAGTACTATGCGCCGAAGAACTTCAACTCCTGGTACTTCTTCGGCTCCCTGGCCCTGCTGGTACTGGTGCTCCAGATCCTGACCGGCATCTGGCTCGCCATGAGCTACAAGCCCGACGCGAAGCTCGCCTTCGACTCCGTCGAGTACATCATGCGCGACGTGGAGTGGGGCTGGCTCATCCGCTACATGCACTCCACCGGGGCCTCCGCCTTCTTCCTGGTGGTCTACCTGCACATGTTCCGCGGCCTTCTCTACGGCTCCTACCGCAAGCCGCGCGAACTCATCTGGATCTTCGGCGTCGTCATCTACCTGGCGATGATGGCCACCGCGTTTTTCGGCTATCTGCTGCCCTGGGGCCAGATGTCCTACTGGGGTGCGCAGGTGATCGTGAACCTGTTCGCGGCGGTGCCCTACGTCGGCCCCGACCTGGCGGTCTGGGTCCGCGGTGACTTCGTCATCTCCGATGTCACCCTGAACCGTTTCTTCGCCTTCCACTTCCTGCTGCCCTTCATCCTGGTGGCCCTCGTGTTCCTGCACATCGTGGCGCTGCACAAGGTGGGTTCCAACAACCCCGACGGCGTGGAGATCAAGAAGGGGCCCAAGGGCAACCGCTGGAGCGATACCGCCCCGGCCGACGGCATTCCCTTCCACCCCTACTACACGGTGAAGGATATCTTCGGCGTGGGCGTGTTCCTCATCCTGTTCTCGGCGGTGCTGTTCTTCGCCCCGGAGATGGGTGGCCTGTTCCTCGAGCACCCCAACTTCACCCCGGCCGATCCGCTGACCACGCCGCCGCACATCGCGCCGGTCTGGTACTTCACCCCCTACTACGCCATGCTGCGTGCCGTTCCGCCCATGTTCGGCTCCCAGTTCCCCGGCGTGGTGGTGATGTTCGCGGCGATTGCGGTGTTCTTCTTCCTGCCGTGGCTGGATCGCAGCCCGGTGAAGTCCATCCGCTACAAGGGGCCGCTGTTCAAGTTCTGGATCGTGGTGTTCGCGATCTCCTTCGTGATCCTGGCCTGGCTCGGCATGCAGCCGGCGACCGGTTTGCTGACCAACCTGGCGCGGCTGTTCACCGTGGTGTACTTCCTGTTCTTCCTGCTGATGCCGTGGTACAGCAAGATCGACAAGACCAAGCCGGTTCCGGAGCGGGTGACCGATTAA